Sequence from the Saccharopolyspora pogona genome:
CCTGTGGTGATGGACCTGACGAGCTTGTCGAAGGCGGAGGCGGTGCGGCTCATCGACTTCGCATCGGGCATGGTCATCGGGCGGGGCGGTACCATCGACCGGGTGGCCCCCAAGGTCTTCCTGCTGACACCGCCGGGGGTCGAGGCCGGAGAGATTCGGCCGGATCCGGCGGGCGTTCCCACCTGACGGGCACGAGAAGCGCCGGGCCCCCCAGGGGGTTCCCGCGGACCCCGCGAGGTTCGTCGGTCCCGACCGGAACCGCGGTGCTCAGCCGCAGATCGCCGACGGAACGTCCGGTCTCGGCGGTGTAGGAGCCGGGGGACCAGTCGCCGGCCGTCTGCCTGCTCGTCCCAGATCCCGGCGGCGCGGCACGGCAGCAGCACCCTGACCTCGGCGGCGCAACCTGATAGTCACGCCAGCCGGATCGTTGCCAGCGACTGACCAACACCGGGAGCGATCCGGCTTACGGGCCGGTGAAGCGTCCTGTCCCGGAGAAGGGCCAATATTCGGTTGGCAGGCATGCCACCCTCAACGTTTGTGAACGCGCACAACGTTTTGCCGCAATTCGAAACCTGGCAGGCTTGGCCACACCGATGGCTCTGCGTGTCGCGGTAACACTGGGCCTGCCGGACCGGCTGCGTGGTGATGGCGCCGCTGTCGAGCAAGCAGCGACCGAGCTCAACGTGTCACCGGTGGCGCTCGAACTCCTTTTGGGTCATCTTGCGGCCCTCGGAATCATCGAGCGTGCATCCTCGGGCTACCGGAATACCGACTACGGAGCGACGCTCTGCAGCGACGCCGGCAACGGCTTGACCAACTTCCTGCACCTGGACATGGCCGGCGGCCGCGCCGAGCTGGCGTTCGTCGAACTCCTGTACAGCGTCACCACCGGCGACGCGGGCTACTCACGCCGCCACGGAAGGGATTTTTGGGCCGACCTAGCCCGATATCCTCGCCTGCGCGAGTCGTTCGACCAGCAAATGACGCATCGATTCCGCAAACAGATCCCGCAGATCGTCGGCGGCTACGACTGGGGCCGCTTCTCCACCATCGTTGACGTCGGGGGCGGTCACGGTACCCTCCTCGCCGCGATTCTGACCGCTCATCCTCGGGTCAGCGGCCACCTAGTTCGACCTCGAACCCACCGCGACCGAGGCCGGCCGCACCTTCGGCGCGCACCATGTCGAGGACCGAGCCCAAGTGACCGCGGGTAGCTTCTTCGACCCTCTTCCAGAAGGGGCGCAAGCCTACTTGTTGTGCGACATCCTGCACGATTGGGGCGATGAACACGCGCACCGGATTCTTGGCTGTTGCGGTGAGGCCGTCCGCCCCACCGGCCGCGTTCTGGTCATCGAACCGGTCGGCGGACGACGCGGCGAAACCGAGTTCGATCTGGCCATGCTCGTGATCTTCGGCGGTCGGGAACGCCGGGTCGACGAGTTTCGCACGCTGGCCTCGGCCCACGGACTGGTCCTCGACACCGTGACCGACCTGACTGACCAGCGCTGCCTTCTGGAGTTTCGTGTTGCCGCCCCCAGCTGACCCTTGACCCAGCGGACGGTGCCTAACCGTTCCTGGAGCTTGAGCGGGAGTGAGTCCTCGACCAGTGTGTTAAGGGCTTTTTCCATCCCCACGTTCGATCATCCTCGGCACCGGGATCATCGCCATCGCACTGCCGGCCCCGGCAAGGCAGTCCGGCGAGCGGTGCTGGCCTGCGAGGTCACCGCTTTTCGTTAAAGCTCCCCGCCTCGAACTCACGCTGCTCGCGAGCGCCTGGTCGGTCGGAACTGTCCTTTTCCTGGGACTGTGCCGTGCGGGGCGGCAGGAACGGGGCCGCACCGAAGGGCATTTGGGACTGGGACTCGTAGGATGCCTGGGCCGACGCCGAGCCGGGTACCGCCGATCCTGCCTGGGGCACCTGCGACGGTGCATGGGCCTGCGACGACGGCAGGTGCGGCAACGGGGACGCACCCCCCGCGTACGACGCTTGGGCGGCTGCGGTTAAGGACGGCTGGAAAGTTCCCGAGTCGGGCAGCGCCTGGGTCTGCGCCACGCCGGACACGCTCGACGGCTGGCCCGGGCTCCCGACCGATCCCGCCACGGTCGTAGGCTTCCCGGACGTTTCGGTGCTCGCCTGGCAGCGCTCGCTGATTTGCGCGATCTTGTCGGTCACTTTCGACACGGCCTGCGCCGTCGAGTTGACGTGCGTCATCAGGTTCTGGCTGCTGGACAACAGGTTCTGCATGTGCCCGAGGATCCGCCCGCCGTATTCGACGGCGACCTGCACGGCCTGCGGGATCGCGGCCGCGATGCTCGCGCCGAAGGTCGCCTGGGCCGCGGCGAGGGCCTGGTTGATGATCATGATGATCTTCGCGGTCGCCTCGTTGACCAGGGTCGTGACCTCTTGGAGCGTCTTCGCGACCGCCTCGCCCGCGCCGGCTGCCGCTTCGGCCAACGCGACGCTTGCCTGGCCGAGTCCGTTGATCCCGTCCATCAGCTCCGCGCCGGTCTTCAGGTACTCCGAAGCCGCAGCACCCGACCATCCGCTGGTCTGCGAGCCGGCCGATTCCCGATACGAGTCGGAGATCGAGGAAACGGCCTGTCCGGCGGCCTGGAAGCCCTGGGCTCCCGACGAGACCGACCTCGGGTCACCGGCAAGCTGCTGCAGCGGTTCCGCCAGGAACGACACGGCTTCCGTGATGAAGCCGAAACCGGCCCCGGACAGCGCCGACAGCGGGTCGGGCACCGAGGCGATGATCCGCAGCCCCGGGCTCGCACCGCCGAAGTCACCGGACAGCCAGCCCTTGCCCTGCACCGCCTGCGTGGTCGACTTCAGGTCGTCGACGACCTGGGACATGCTCGACTGCCCCAGATCCGGCTGGTTCGTGGCAACTGTGGTCACGGCAAGTCCTTCCCGAGCAGCAGAGCGGCGTTGTGCTCATCAGAGCGCTGGTAGTCCTCGGCGGTCCGCACGAGCGCTGCGCTCACATCGTCCACAGCCGACGCTGCCAGCGCGATGGCGTCCGTGGCCTGGGTCATGGCGGTGCCCAACCCGGCCGTGAGGAACTGGACGAACGTGCCGAGCGCGTTCTCGGCCGGTTCGCCCGGCAGGCCTCCGCTAGCGGAGGACAGCCCGCTGGCGATGCCGGAGACCGTGTTGGCGTGCTCCCGGATCTGGGCAGGATCGACCTGGAAGTTGTTGGGTGCGCTCATCAGACGATCACCCGCGGGTTCGCGAAGTAGTCCTCGTCGTTGTCGATCGGGCGCGCACCCGACGTTGCGTCGACCCCGGTGGCGGGCGGCATGTTCTGCTTGACGAAATCAAGCGCGGGGCCGTCGCCGACGTAATCGGTCATGATCTCGACGACCTGGGAGCCGACCGAGCGCTGCGCTTCCTGCGCGGTGGCCAGGATGAGCTTCGCGAGCTGCTCGACCTCCATCGCGCGGGCCGTCGGCGTCAGCCGGATGTCCTCCAGCGCTCCGCTGGGGCCGACCTGGACTGCAACTTCGCCGCGCGGGGAAGTAGCGGTGCCGCTCATCCGGCTCAGGGTTTCGCTCGCGGCCTTGGCGTTGGCCGCCGCCCGCGCGAGCTTCTGGTCGTAGCTCGCCAGCCACTGTGCTGCTGAATCCACGGTGTTTCCTCCGACTCGTCCTGAACAGTTCGCGCTACCGCGGCGTGCGTGCGATTCCGGCCAGGTCGTCTAGCGCGAACCGGAGGTCGTCCCCTCGCAACGGGTTGATGCTCATCCAGCCGTTGCGGGCGGGGTTGACCCGAACCCGCCCGCGCAGACCGTCCAGCCAGGACAGTTCGGTGCCGGCCCGAACGCTGCCGTCGCCGCCCCGGCGCGTCGCGCCGAGCTGGCCTCGACCGGTCAGCGACGGGAGCAGGCCGGCGAGGTGGTCGAGCACGTCCGGATCACCGCCGCAGTCGCGAACGAGCTCGCGCAGCAGCCTTTCCTTCGCCGCGTCGTCCGCCGCGGCGCTGATCAGGTCCGCCGCGGTGCTGATCGCGCGTTCGGGCAGCGAGATCGGCATCGACCTGGCCGCCGCCACGTCGGGCACCATCGCGAGCAGCGAGTCGGTCAGCGCGTTCGCCACCACCCGGCGGATCCGAACCGGGCTGGCCGGGTCGTTGTCCAGCGGTTGCTCGCAGATCAGCGCCCAGGAGCGGTAGACCATCGCCACGATGGCGGTCGCCCCATCGCCGTCCACCAGCACGAGGTCGACGGTGCCTCGGTGCTCGCGCAGCGCCGTGGCCAACTCGGTCGCGGCGCCGGCCGGTCCGTCCTCGTCGGCGAGACCGCGGGCCTGGAGGGTCTGCCCAGCCGCAGCGAGCAGGACCTCGCGCTCACCGGCGATCCGCCCGAACGACGGCACGCGGAGCGGGAACGGGAAGGGCACGCCGACGTGGGTGGCGATCAGGTCGAGCTCGATCTGTCCGAAGTGGATTCCTTCGGGGGCCCCGCGTCGTGGGGTGCGCGTGGTCGCGGCCGTCATCTCGCGGCACCGCCCGTGTTCCGCAGCGCCTGCGCGCTGTCGTCGTCGGTTTGGATGTATCCGGTGACGGTCGCCTGCAGCGCGGTGTGGAAGCTGTTCAGCTCGGTGTCGGCGGCGCTGATCTCACCGGTGAGCCCGTAGACGCCGGCTGCCTCGCGCAGCCGATTCGCCAGGTGCAGCGCGGGCGGTGCGGTGCCGAGCATCGGCATCCGACCGGCCAGCTCGCCGGCGGACGTCACCAGGCCGTTGGTCCGCTCGCCGATCCCGGACAGCGCCGTGACCTGCGACGCGAGGTCTTGCGGCGCGACCTGGTAGCCGCGCCCGGGGTTTCCTTCGGAGGTCAAGGTTCTCGCTCCTGTCCTGCTCAGATTCCGATGACCGGGGCGCTGGCCGGCCTGTCGTCGGCGAACAACTTCTGGTCGACGGTGGGCATGCGGTTCTGGTGCACCTGCTCTTCTTCTTCCTCTGCGCTGCGCCGCGCGCCGTGCGGCATCATGCTTCCGCTGCCCGCGCCGCGTCCGGCGAGACCGGACGTCGCGCCCGCCGGCGCCATCAGAGCACCCCCGAGCGCCCCGCCGAGTGCCCCGCCGCGCGTTCCCGCACCCAACGGGTCGGCGCCGCCGACCAGCTTCCCCCAGGGCACGCCGCCCGCCGAACCTCCGCCACCGAATCCGGCCGCGGAGGTTTGCGCCGGTGCAGTGCCGAAGGCCTCGGCCGCGGTCGACCCGGCCGGTGCGATCGCTCGGCTGCTGTTGTGGAGGCTCGCCTCGTAGCGCTGCATCACGTGCACCGCCTCAGCCTTCTTCTGGGCGGCATCGACGCTGGCGAGGAACAGGCTGCCGCCGCCGGCGGCCACGGCGCCGATGGCGGCACCCATCACGGCGCCCGGGCCGGCGCCGATCCCGCCCGCAGCCGCACCGACCATGCCCCCGATGACCGCACCCGCACCGGCGCCGGCTGCGGCGCTGGACAGGGCCATCCCGGTCGGGTCGCCGGGCGGCGGCGGCATCGTGTTGCGTGCGGCGGAGAGCGCGTCGCCGGCGTCCTGGGTGGCCTGCTGGACGGTGCTCGCGCGGGTGCCGATGTCGGAGGTCCGGTCCCCGAGCTCGCCGAGCCGGTTCGTCGCCAGGTCCGCCGCCGTGCTGCTCCAGTGCGACTGCATGACGCCCCGCTGCTGGCGCATCGAGTCCGCTTGGTCGGTCAGCTCGGTGCTGTGCCGCCCCCATTCGGCGGCGACCGTGCCGACGTCACCGACGTCGGCGTTGTCCCACAGCATCTGGTGGAGTTGTTCGTGGGTGTAGGCGTTCCAGTTCGTGCCGTCGGACGGGATCGGCGAACCGAAGTACCCCTCCCACACGTTGCGCAGCGCGTTCACGACGGGCTGCGCTAGCGCGCCGGCCGGCCCGGCCTGGTCCAGCACGGAGGTGGCGGCGCTCGCCAGTTCCTGCACACCGGCGGACGCCGTGTCAACGAGATTCGCTGTTCCGGAGTCGTCGATCATTCCCGGTCTTCTGCCTTCCAATCGGTGCCCCGGCTCGCCGGCGCGCCACCATCACGAACATTTTCTGTGGTCAAGGGTGTTTCAGCCGTGCCATGACCAAAGGCACGAAATGGTTCATGTCGGCCTGCAGGCATGCGTCCTGGTTGTGCTTGCCGGTACAGCCCGGCGCCCAGTTGCTGCCATCGCGGTGGTCGGAGAATTCGTAGGGGATGCCTGCCTCGGTCAAGTTGGTTGCCGTGACCAAGGCCGTCTGCCTGGCCCGGTTCTCCACCGCGGCCTGGACGGGGTCCACCGCCAGGCCGCCGCCGTCGGCGGTGTACATCGCCACGCCCATGCCGCGCAGCGATTCGACGTGCTGGGCGGGGCTCTGCCCGTTCCAGACGCCGTCGAGCGGCCACACCGGCGGGCCGAAGATCGATTCGACTGGGACGGTCGGCGTGCCGTACGAAGGCATCTGCGCGGTGCCGATGACAGCGGCGCGCATTTCCTGGCTCAACGGGTCGAGACCGCCGGAGAAGCTGCCCACGTAGCTGAACAGCTCCGGCCGGTGCTCGGCGTAGTGGAACGCGCCGAAGCCGCCCATCGAGTGGCCGGAGATCGCCCTGCCCTCCCGGGTGCCGAAGCCGACCTTGAAACGCGGGGGCGCGTTCGCCGCAGGCGCCCCGGACGCGGCCGTTCCCGACGCAGCGACGACGCCGACCAGCGCGGCGACCCAGCCACGCAGCACGGACCTGCGCAGGAGGTTCATGCGGTGTTCCACCTTTGATGTCGGGCCTGCTTCCCCTCGGCAGGCACCGAATAAAGATCATCATAACCGGCCCGCAGAATCATCAGCAACATTGCTGATGTTGTCGGTATCCCGTAGGTATGCCGCGTTGACGTCGCGCGATTCGCGCACGTCGTGGCCGGTTGCGCGAAATGGTCGCCCAGGTTGCGCGAGCTGCTGCGACGACCGCGGCTCGACGTCGGGGCGAGGACTTTCGGTGCCACCGGCATCGGCGGCGGGCATTCGGGGCTGGTGGTGGCCTCAGCCACGATGCTCGAATCCGAGCACGATCTCGACGCGCGACGAGTAGCCGAGCTTGGCGAGGATCCGCGACATGTGCGAATCGACCGTTCGGACCGAAACGACCAGTCGTTCGGCGACCTCCCGGTTGGTGAGGCCCTGCGCGACGAGCTCTGCGACGCGCAGCTCCGCGGCGGTCAGGCTGTCCCAGCCGTGCTTCGGGCGGCGGCGGGGCCCCGTCGCGCCGCGCCGGACGCCGTACGCGCGCAGCGCCGCGTCGGCTCGCTGGATGGCGCCGGTGGCCGTCAGCGCGGCGTACCGGTCGATCGCGGTCTGGTAGGCAGCCCGGGCATCGGTGGGTCTGCCGGACGCGGCCAGGATCCGCGCCGCGTCCTCCGCCGCGCTCGCGGCGGAGATCGGCGATCCGTTCCGGGCGAATCCTTCGGCGGCGGTCAGCAGCAGGTCGACGTCGCTGTCGACCAAGCCCTGGCAGTACATCAGCGCATTGCGCTCGCCGGCTGATTCGCCGGTGCTCAACTCCCGGATCTGCGCGAGCAGCCGGGCAGCCAGGTCGTGGTCGCCGCCCGCGATCGCTATGCGCACGATCCGGGCGCCGACGGTCGAGACCGCGTGGCCGTGGTGGACCCCGACGGCGCCGTCGGCGAGGCTGCGCACGAGCTCTAGCGCCCGCTGCGCGTCGCCTTCCGCGTCGGCGACGACAGCGCGCGACAGCACGGTGATCTGCTCGTAGAACACGGCGACCCCGCGGCTGACGGACTGCTCGGCGAGCTCGACGTGGACGCGAGCACCGGGCAGGTCACCGCGGTTCAGCAGGATCGACGAGGCCACCCCGTGCAGCGGCCCGCCCATGCCGTACAGGTCGGGTAGGGCCATGGCCGCGTCGATCTCGTCGAGGGCTTGATCCCACAGCCCGTTGTTGAACGAGGCTAGCGCCGCGATGGTGTGTAGCCAGGCCAGCAGGCCCGCGCCGAACACCCGCGCGAGCGGACGCGCTTCCTCGACTGTCTGCAGCGCTGTCCGGTCCTGGCGCAGGTCTTGGACGACCGCGCGCAGCAGGCGCGACATCAGCCATTGGCCGCGGTCGGAGACCGCGATGTCGAGCAGTGCGTCCGCCTGGTCCAGCACCTCCAGCGCCCCGGCGAGGTTGCGGAACACGAAAAGACCCGTCGCGCGGACGTTCAGCAGGTACACCTCGATGAGCGGGTCGTGCGTGGCTTCGGGTGCCGCGACCTCGACGGCGCGCTCTGTGCCCTCCAGATCGCCGGCCAGCAGGCAAGCGGTGGCGTCGATCGCGGCGAGCCGTCCGGGGAGTTCCCCGTGCACCCGTTCAGGATCGAGGGCCCTTGCGGCGCCTTCGGGATCCATCTCCCGGATGCAGCTCAGGGCGAGCACCGCGCGCAGCCGGTGCCTGATCGGCGGGTCCGGATGCGCGGCCAGACTGGTGTTGGCGGCGCGCAGCGCCTCATCAACCCGGCCCGACCACATCAGCGCCTCGGCCAGCGCGGCCCGCAATGGGTGCAGGCGCGAATTTCCGGGCGGGAGCCAGGAAACGGCGCGGTCGAGCAGCTCCACGACCGCCGGTGTCGGCTGGGTGGCGAGGCGGTCGGCGTGGTCGTCGAGCCAAGCCAGGGTCCAGGCGTCCATCGGTGTGTGCGCGAGCTGTTCGGCGACCGCAGCGGGCGCGGCGCCGCGGCCCGCGAGCGTCCGCGCCGCGGAACCGCGCAAACCCCCCGAGGTCGCCGCCACGTCGCGGCGCACCACCGGATGCCGGAACCGCACCAGCCCGGCCTGCTCTTCGACCAGCCCTAGCGCGGCCAGCCGCGCGACCCCGGCCAGCACGTCCACCGGTGCCCTTTCGGCGACGGCGGCCAATTCGTCGACCGCCGCGGGTTCGTTCAGGATCGCGGCGAAACGCAGCAGGGCGGCGTCGCCGCCCGCCAGGTCGGTCGCCCGGGCGGTCACCGCCGAAGTGCGGTCGTCATCGGCGAGGCGGGTCAACAGCCACGGGTTGCCGCGGGCCTCGTCCGCAAGCCGCAGCAGCGATTCCGGCGGCTCCCCACCGGATACTTCGGCGAGGACAGCGCTGACAGCGTCGTCCTCCAGCGGGAGCAGGTCATGTACGACTGCCATTCGATCGAGCCGCTCGAACCGGGCGGGAGTAGTACCGCGATGCCGCCCGGTGACGACCAGTAGCGAGCGGTCGCGGAGTCCTTCGGCGAGCGCATGCAGTGCCAGCAGCGTCGCGTCGTCCGCGCGGTGCAGATCGTCGATCACGACCACGGCGGGCTCGGTCCACTCCGGCACACCGGTCGACAACTCCGTGCATCCGCTCGGCGGTAGCACGACAATCCGGTGCGACCGCATGCCGATGCCGCGCGCCGCAGCCGAGTGGGCGTCCAGCAGGGCGGTCATGCCGAGACCCGGATTTGCGCGCAGCATGATGAGCCCGCCGCGTCCGGCCCGCGCTTGCGCCGCGGCGTTAGCGAGCAGGCACAACGACTCGTCTCGTCCGAATAGGTCCACCATCGTTCCTCGGCGGGAGCTTACTATCGGTGGATCTTGCGCCGGGTCGAAATGGGGTAGTTGGGCTAGCCGCAGCCACGGGAGGTTGCTTGGTCCGGAACGTCGGCGGTGTGCGCCAGAATGCTGGGCATGGGTGTGCCGAGCGGTAAGTTCATGCGGATGGTGGACCGCCTCGCCGAGGTCGAGCGCGCGGAGGCGAGGGACTACACGTCGTTCAGCGTGCGCGGCAAGCGGTTCGGTTACTACTGGCCACGAACGGAGACGGTCGGCCTGAAGCAGACGCTGTCCGAGCAGATCGCACTGGTCGCCGAGCGCCCGGACGTGTTCGAGGTGCAGTTCACGGCAGGCGGATTCGGCTGGGTGGTCGTGCATCTGCGGGGGATCGACGCCGATGAGCTCAAGGAGCTCGTGTACGAGGCATGGCGGCTGTCGGCCCCTGAGCCCCTCGTCGAGGAGCACCCGACTCCGTAGCCCGAGGTCCGGTCACCGGCGTGGTCTGCCCACCGAGTCGCGGTGCTTCGGCTCCGGTGCGATCAGCTTGCGCCGGCTGCGCCGGTTCTTGTCGACCGCTTTGAGCACGCGCTCGACGACCGCGTCGACGACGGTCTGCACGTCCCAGCGGTAGGTGGACAGGGCGGGTGTCAGCAGTCGGGACACCGGATGATCGTCGTAGCCGAGGACGGACAGGTCCGCGGGGATGGCCAGGCCGAGATCGCGAGCTGCCTCGTAGACGCCGTAGGCCATCGAGTCGGTGAGGCAGAACGCCGCGGTGGGCCGGGGTTCCTCGGCGAGCGCGGTCCGCGCCACCTCGGCCGCGCCGGTCAAGTCGTTGGGGCAGGCCAGGACGCGCAAGCTCATCCGCAGTTCGCGCGCGACCTCGTGGACGACTTTCTCGGCCGGGCGTTGGCGCATCAGGCGCGGTCCCGGAGTCAGCACCAGGACCTCGTCGTGCCCGGCGGCGCTGAGGGTCTTCAGTGCGTCGGTGACGCCCAGGCTGTTGTCGAAGACCACCTCGGCGGCGGTGGACGCCCCGGGCAGCGGGTCGCCGATCGCGACGAGCATGGTCCGCTCAGCGGCTTCCGGCCAGTGCCGGGACGTCGGGTCGACCGGGATCGTGACGAGCGCGTCGACCCGCTGGTCGAGGAGGTTCTTGGCGAGCAGCGCCTCGCGCGCAGGGTCGGCGGCGGAGTCCATGAACAGGGTGTTGCGGTCCGCGGCGAGGAAGCGCCTGCCGAGCGTGGTGGCGAAGTTCTGCTGCCACAGATCTTCGAGCGAACTGCACAGCACGCCGACCATCCCGGTGCGCCCGCTGGCCAGCGCGCGGGCGACCGGATCGGCCTCGTAACCGAGGCGG
This genomic interval carries:
- a CDS encoding helix-turn-helix transcriptional regulator encodes the protein MVDLFGRDESLCLLANAAAQARAGRGGLIMLRANPGLGMTALLDAHSAAARGIGMRSHRIVVLPPSGCTELSTGVPEWTEPAVVVIDDLHRADDATLLALHALAEGLRDRSLLVVTGRHRGTTPARFERLDRMAVVHDLLPLEDDAVSAVLAEVSGGEPPESLLRLADEARGNPWLLTRLADDDRTSAVTARATDLAGGDAALLRFAAILNEPAAVDELAAVAERAPVDVLAGVARLAALGLVEEQAGLVRFRHPVVRRDVAATSGGLRGSAARTLAGRGAAPAAVAEQLAHTPMDAWTLAWLDDHADRLATQPTPAVVELLDRAVSWLPPGNSRLHPLRAALAEALMWSGRVDEALRAANTSLAAHPDPPIRHRLRAVLALSCIREMDPEGAARALDPERVHGELPGRLAAIDATACLLAGDLEGTERAVEVAAPEATHDPLIEVYLLNVRATGLFVFRNLAGALEVLDQADALLDIAVSDRGQWLMSRLLRAVVQDLRQDRTALQTVEEARPLARVFGAGLLAWLHTIAALASFNNGLWDQALDEIDAAMALPDLYGMGGPLHGVASSILLNRGDLPGARVHVELAEQSVSRGVAVFYEQITVLSRAVVADAEGDAQRALELVRSLADGAVGVHHGHAVSTVGARIVRIAIAGGDHDLAARLLAQIRELSTGESAGERNALMYCQGLVDSDVDLLLTAAEGFARNGSPISAASAAEDAARILAASGRPTDARAAYQTAIDRYAALTATGAIQRADAALRAYGVRRGATGPRRRPKHGWDSLTAAELRVAELVAQGLTNREVAERLVVSVRTVDSHMSRILAKLGYSSRVEIVLGFEHRG
- a CDS encoding LacI family DNA-binding transcriptional regulator; translated protein: MQRRKRPTIKDIAAETGLSPAAVSYALRGLQVPPETQQRVREVADRLGYEADPVARALASGRTGMVGVLCSSLEDLWQQNFATTLGRRFLAADRNTLFMDSAADPAREALLAKNLLDQRVDALVTIPVDPTSRHWPEAAERTMLVAIGDPLPGASTAAEVVFDNSLGVTDALKTLSAAGHDEVLVLTPGPRLMRQRPAEKVVHEVARELRMSLRVLACPNDLTGAAEVARTALAEEPRPTAAFCLTDSMAYGVYEAARDLGLAIPADLSVLGYDDHPVSRLLTPALSTYRWDVQTVVDAVVERVLKAVDKNRRSRRKLIAPEPKHRDSVGRPRR
- a CDS encoding ESX secretion-associated protein EspG: MTAATTRTPRRGAPEGIHFGQIELDLIATHVGVPFPFPLRVPSFGRIAGEREVLLAAAGQTLQARGLADEDGPAGAATELATALREHRGTVDLVLVDGDGATAIVAMVYRSWALICEQPLDNDPASPVRIRRVVANALTDSLLAMVPDVAAARSMPISLPERAISTAADLISAAADDAAKERLLRELVRDCGGDPDVLDHLAGLLPSLTGRGQLGATRRGGDGSVRAGTELSWLDGLRGRVRVNPARNGWMSINPLRGDDLRFALDDLAGIARTPR
- a CDS encoding cell division protein SepF; this translates as MVKTLHPQNYNDVYYVGDYFRQGVPVVMDLTSLSKAEAVRLIDFASGMVIGRGGTIDRVAPKVFLLTPPGVEAGEIRPDPAGVPT
- a CDS encoding methyltransferase; translated protein: MALRVAVTLGLPDRLRGDGAAVEQAATELNVSPVALELLLGHLAALGIIERASSGYRNTDYGATLCSDAGNGLTNFLHLDMAGGRAELAFVELLYSVTTGDAGYSRRHGRDFWADLARYPRLRESFDQQMTHRFRKQIPQIVGGYDWGRFSTIVDVGGGHGTLLAAILTAHPRVSGHLVRPRTHRDRGRPHLRRAPCRGPSPSDRG
- a CDS encoding type VII secretion target; its protein translation is MSAPNNFQVDPAQIREHANTVSGIASGLSSASGGLPGEPAENALGTFVQFLTAGLGTAMTQATDAIALAASAVDDVSAALVRTAEDYQRSDEHNAALLLGKDLP
- a CDS encoding MmcQ/YjbR family DNA-binding protein → MGVPSGKFMRMVDRLAEVERAEARDYTSFSVRGKRFGYYWPRTETVGLKQTLSEQIALVAERPDVFEVQFTAGGFGWVVVHLRGIDADELKELVYEAWRLSAPEPLVEEHPTP
- a CDS encoding alpha/beta hydrolase-fold protein, with product MNLLRRSVLRGWVAALVGVVAASGTAASGAPAANAPPRFKVGFGTREGRAISGHSMGGFGAFHYAEHRPELFSYVGSFSGGLDPLSQEMRAAVIGTAQMPSYGTPTVPVESIFGPPVWPLDGVWNGQSPAQHVESLRGMGVAMYTADGGGLAVDPVQAAVENRARQTALVTATNLTEAGIPYEFSDHRDGSNWAPGCTGKHNQDACLQADMNHFVPLVMARLKHP
- a CDS encoding YbaB/EbfC family nucleoid-associated protein yields the protein MDSAAQWLASYDQKLARAAANAKAASETLSRMSGTATSPRGEVAVQVGPSGALEDIRLTPTARAMEVEQLAKLILATAQEAQRSVGSQVVEIMTDYVGDGPALDFVKQNMPPATGVDATSGARPIDNDEDYFANPRVIV